In Halomarina salina, one DNA window encodes the following:
- a CDS encoding carboxypeptidase M32: protein MASPEADVADDAPDAYVDLLDHTTTLTYLNDGAGIVYWDLQVMMPDGGMPARSKQLSALSSVAHDLQTDAAVGEDLDELTDADLTDEQAAVVREIRRGYERAVDVPGDLVEELSETQANAQQTWQRAKADSDFDAFAPTLERLRDLHRERGEHVDGDQSPYVTMYEDGAPYLPLDTVEDIFDTLREELVPLIAEIREQGDDLPAPFDGEYPDEDQMALCQAALDFLGYDRSRGRLDTAPHPFMSGTQFDARVTTRFENDPIDALMSTTHEYGHASYQLGLRQDEYGTPLGQSRSSGVHESQSRFWENHVGRTKPFWEAFAPTVNEHLGTDVDAETMYQAANRIYPENLIRVEADELTYHFHIILRSEIDRAFVEGDVGVEEIPGLWNEKMDEYLGVTPPDDARGCLQDIHWSSGFASFQNYTVGSVLAAQLNAAIREDLDVDALVREGEFDPIREWMGERVHDPGCRYETPELIERATGEPLTADYFVEYAREKFGELYGL, encoded by the coding sequence ATGGCCTCGCCAGAAGCGGACGTCGCGGACGACGCCCCGGACGCCTACGTCGACCTCCTCGACCACACGACGACGCTCACCTACCTGAACGACGGTGCCGGCATCGTCTACTGGGACCTGCAGGTGATGATGCCAGACGGCGGGATGCCCGCCCGCTCGAAACAGCTCTCGGCGCTCTCGTCGGTCGCCCACGACCTCCAGACCGACGCCGCCGTCGGCGAGGACCTCGACGAACTGACCGACGCCGACCTGACGGACGAACAGGCGGCCGTCGTCCGCGAGATCCGCCGGGGCTACGAACGCGCCGTCGACGTCCCCGGCGACCTCGTCGAGGAACTGTCGGAGACGCAGGCGAACGCCCAGCAGACCTGGCAGCGCGCGAAGGCCGACAGCGACTTCGACGCGTTCGCCCCGACGCTCGAACGACTGCGCGACCTCCACCGCGAGCGTGGCGAGCACGTCGACGGCGACCAGTCGCCGTACGTCACGATGTACGAGGACGGTGCGCCGTACCTCCCCCTCGACACCGTGGAGGACATCTTCGACACCCTGCGCGAGGAGCTCGTCCCCCTCATCGCGGAGATTCGCGAGCAGGGCGACGACCTGCCCGCCCCGTTCGACGGCGAGTACCCCGACGAGGACCAGATGGCACTGTGTCAGGCCGCGCTCGACTTCCTCGGGTACGACCGCTCGCGCGGGCGACTCGACACCGCACCCCACCCGTTCATGTCCGGGACGCAGTTCGACGCCCGCGTGACCACCCGGTTCGAGAACGACCCCATCGACGCGCTGATGTCGACGACCCACGAGTACGGCCACGCCTCCTACCAGCTCGGCCTGCGGCAGGACGAGTACGGCACGCCGCTCGGTCAGTCCCGCTCTTCGGGCGTCCACGAGTCACAGAGTCGCTTTTGGGAGAACCACGTCGGCCGTACGAAGCCGTTCTGGGAGGCGTTCGCGCCGACCGTCAACGAGCACCTCGGGACGGACGTCGACGCGGAGACGATGTACCAGGCGGCCAACCGCATCTACCCCGAGAACCTGATTCGGGTGGAGGCCGACGAACTCACCTACCACTTCCACATCATCCTCCGGTCGGAGATCGACCGCGCGTTCGTCGAGGGCGACGTCGGCGTCGAGGAGATTCCCGGTCTCTGGAACGAGAAGATGGACGAGTACCTCGGCGTCACGCCGCCCGACGACGCCCGTGGCTGTCTGCAGGATATCCACTGGTCCTCCGGGTTCGCGTCGTTCCAGAACTACACCGTCGGGTCGGTGCTGGCCGCACAGCTGAACGCCGCCATCCGCGAGGACCTCGACGTGGACGCGCTCGTGCGCGAGGGCGAGTTCGACCCCATCCGGGAGTGGATGGGCGAGCGGGTCCACGACCCCGGCTGTCGCTACGAGACGCCCGAGTTAATCGAACGCGCGACGGGCGAACCGCTGACGGCCGACTACTTCGTGGAGTACGCGAGGGAGAAGTTCGGGGAGCTGTACGGACTGTAG
- a CDS encoding elongation factor EF-2: MGRRKKIVQECEKLMGKPDQIRNIAIAAHVDHGKTTLSDNLLAGAGMISDETAGQQLAMDTEEDEQERGITIDAANVSMTHEYEGKNHLINLIDTPGHVDFGGDVTRAMRAVDGALVVVDAVEGAMPQTETVLRQALREGVKPALFINKVDRLISELQEGPQEMQERLLKVIRDVNDLIRGMTDDMDDVGDWTVSVEDGTVGFGSALYKWGVSMPSMQRTGLDFGDIIDLEQADKRQELHDQTPLSNVVLDMVCEHFPDPLDAQPRRIPRIWRGDDESDVAEQMRLVDDEGEVVLMVTDIGIDPHAGEIAAGRVFSGTIEKGQELYVSGTAGKNRVQSVGIYMGGEREEVEHVPAGNIAAVTGLRDAIAGSTVSSIEMTPFESIEHISEPVITKSVEAKNMDDLPKLIETLRQVSKEDPTIQITINEDTGEHLISGQGELHLEVITQRIERNQGIPVITGEPIVVFREQPTGACETVEGISPNRHNRFYITIEPLSEDLVETIQLGEASMDMPELERREALQEAGMDKDTSQNVEHIYGTNILIDDTKGIQHLNETMELVIEGLEEALDDGPLAAEPVQGCLIRLHDARLHEDAIHRGPAQVIPAVRNAVHRGLVAAHVKLLEPIQNVRIDVPNEHMGAASGEIQGRRGRVDDMYQEGDLMIVEGIAPVDEMIGFSSDIRSATEGRAQWNTENAGFQVMSDSLQGETIMEIRERKGMKTELPEGIDYF; the protein is encoded by the coding sequence ATGGGCCGACGTAAGAAAATCGTACAGGAATGTGAGAAGCTGATGGGCAAACCGGACCAGATCCGGAACATCGCCATCGCTGCTCACGTCGACCACGGGAAAACGACGCTTTCGGACAACCTCCTCGCGGGGGCCGGGATGATCTCGGACGAGACCGCTGGCCAGCAGCTCGCGATGGACACCGAAGAGGACGAACAGGAACGCGGTATCACCATCGACGCGGCGAACGTCTCGATGACCCACGAGTACGAGGGGAAGAACCACCTCATCAACCTCATCGACACGCCGGGCCACGTCGACTTCGGTGGCGACGTGACGCGAGCGATGCGTGCCGTCGACGGTGCGCTCGTCGTCGTCGACGCCGTCGAGGGCGCGATGCCCCAGACCGAGACGGTGCTGCGCCAGGCGCTCCGCGAGGGCGTCAAGCCCGCGCTGTTCATCAACAAGGTCGACCGCCTCATCTCCGAACTCCAGGAGGGGCCCCAGGAGATGCAGGAGCGCCTCCTGAAGGTCATCCGCGACGTCAACGACCTCATCCGCGGCATGACCGACGACATGGACGACGTCGGCGACTGGACCGTCAGCGTCGAAGACGGCACCGTCGGCTTCGGCTCCGCGCTGTACAAGTGGGGCGTCTCCATGCCCTCGATGCAGCGCACCGGGCTGGACTTCGGCGACATCATCGACCTGGAGCAGGCCGACAAGCGTCAGGAGCTCCACGACCAGACGCCGCTGTCGAACGTCGTGCTCGACATGGTCTGTGAGCACTTCCCGGACCCGCTCGACGCGCAGCCCCGTCGTATCCCGCGCATCTGGCGCGGTGACGACGAGTCCGACGTCGCCGAGCAGATGCGTCTGGTCGACGACGAGGGCGAGGTCGTCCTGATGGTCACCGACATCGGCATCGACCCGCACGCTGGCGAGATCGCCGCCGGTCGTGTCTTCTCGGGCACCATCGAGAAGGGACAGGAGCTGTACGTCTCCGGGACCGCGGGCAAGAACCGCGTCCAGTCCGTCGGCATCTACATGGGCGGCGAGCGCGAGGAGGTCGAGCACGTCCCCGCCGGGAACATCGCGGCCGTCACCGGCCTGCGCGACGCCATCGCCGGCTCCACGGTCTCCTCTATCGAGATGACGCCGTTCGAGTCCATCGAGCACATCTCGGAGCCGGTCATCACGAAGAGCGTGGAGGCGAAGAACATGGACGACCTCCCGAAGCTCATCGAGACGCTCCGCCAGGTGTCGAAGGAGGACCCGACCATCCAGATCACCATCAACGAGGACACCGGCGAGCACCTCATCTCCGGGCAGGGTGAACTCCACCTGGAGGTCATCACCCAGCGCATCGAGCGCAACCAGGGCATCCCGGTCATCACCGGCGAACCCATCGTCGTCTTCCGCGAGCAGCCGACCGGTGCCTGCGAGACCGTCGAGGGTATCTCGCCGAACCGCCACAACCGGTTCTACATCACCATCGAGCCGCTCAGCGAGGACCTCGTCGAGACCATCCAGCTCGGCGAAGCGTCGATGGACATGCCCGAACTGGAGCGCCGCGAGGCGCTGCAGGAAGCGGGCATGGACAAGGACACGTCCCAGAACGTCGAGCACATCTACGGGACGAACATCCTCATCGACGACACGAAGGGGATTCAGCACCTCAACGAGACGATGGAGCTCGTCATCGAGGGCCTCGAGGAGGCCCTCGACGACGGCCCGCTCGCCGCCGAACCCGTTCAGGGCTGTCTCATTCGACTCCACGACGCTCGACTCCACGAGGACGCCATCCACCGCGGTCCGGCCCAGGTCATCCCTGCGGTCCGCAACGCGGTCCACCGCGGCCTCGTCGCCGCCCACGTGAAGCTCCTCGAACCCATCCAGAACGTCCGCATCGACGTGCCCAACGAGCACATGGGTGCGGCCTCGGGCGAGATCCAGGGTCGACGTGGCCGCGTCGACGACATGTACCAGGAAGGCGACCTGATGATCGTCGAGGGCATCGCGCCCGTCGACGAGATGATCGGGTTCTCCTCGGACATCCGCTCCGCGACCGAGGGTCGCGCCCAGTGGAACACCGAGAACGCTGGCTTCCAGGTCATGTCCGACAGCCTCCAGGGCGAGACCATCATGGAGATTCGCGAGCGCAAGGGTATGAAGACGGAACTGCCCGAAGGCATCGACTACTTCTAA
- a CDS encoding valine--tRNA ligase has protein sequence MTDLPDDYDPDRIEQQWRDEWRDSDLYEYTDHEERPDYIIDTPPPYPTGNLHIGHGLQWSYIDFAARYHRLKGDDVLFPQGWDCHGLPTEVKVEENQGIHRTDVPREEFREMCIEHTEEQIDSMKETMDELGFSIDWSAEFRTMDESYWAKTQRSFVEMEEDVYRDEHPVNWCPRCETAIADAEVEKEDRTGTLYEVQFDGVGNDDVEIATTRPELLPACVAIAVDPDDERYEDRVGDTFEVPLFGQEVELIADEDVDGEFGTGAVMICTFGDKQDVDWWARHDLDLRPVLTEDGRLNDLAGEFEGQTIDEAKENVAEALDDAGHLVDHHHTEQAVGVCWRCDTPIEILSTEQWFVRVDQEAIVEKAKEVDWIPDHMYARLEEWAEGMSWDWVISRQRVFATPIPAWECLDCGHWHVASVDEVPVDPTESDPAVGACPECDAEHWQGETDVMDTWMDSSITPLHISGWPDDLDVDEFEPVALRPQGHDIIRTWAFYTLLRTGNLTGERPWDTVLINGMVFGPDGNKMSKSRGNVVTPTEAIDEYGADAVRQALALGGQPGADVQFQPKEATSASRFNTKVWNITKFAAGHLDERTVDIQDPAYRDADRWILGRAAQVADRIDEAMQEYRYDTALREIREFVWHDLADDYLELVKGRLYEGRPGERNAARHALLTALSASLRMLAPFAPFLAEEAYDALPGIEGSVHTADWPDLPAPDEDAIERGSIVADVAGEIRSWKSDQGMALNAELDRIEVFSDLGDESALDTYDLSSAVNAPVYLESGRPNVELVPVGVDPDHASIGPEFRDEAGAVIGALESADPATLKAQQETSGEVELDVGGEVVVLDADAFEILEEQQAASGEEVDVLELDGTTVLIYQG, from the coding sequence ATGACAGACCTACCGGACGATTACGACCCGGACCGTATCGAACAGCAGTGGCGTGACGAGTGGCGCGACTCCGACCTCTACGAGTACACCGACCACGAGGAGCGCCCGGACTACATCATCGACACGCCGCCCCCGTACCCGACGGGGAACCTCCACATCGGCCACGGTCTCCAGTGGTCGTACATCGACTTCGCCGCCCGCTACCACCGACTGAAGGGCGACGACGTGCTGTTCCCCCAGGGCTGGGACTGCCACGGCCTGCCGACCGAGGTGAAGGTCGAGGAGAACCAGGGCATCCACCGGACCGACGTCCCCCGCGAGGAGTTCCGCGAGATGTGCATCGAGCACACCGAGGAGCAGATCGACTCGATGAAGGAGACGATGGACGAACTCGGCTTCTCCATCGACTGGTCGGCGGAGTTCCGCACGATGGACGAGTCGTACTGGGCGAAGACCCAGCGCTCGTTCGTCGAGATGGAGGAGGACGTCTACCGCGACGAACACCCGGTCAACTGGTGTCCGCGCTGTGAGACCGCCATCGCCGACGCCGAGGTCGAGAAGGAAGACCGGACCGGGACGCTCTACGAGGTCCAGTTCGACGGCGTCGGGAACGACGACGTCGAGATTGCGACCACCCGCCCCGAACTGCTCCCGGCCTGCGTCGCCATCGCGGTCGACCCGGACGACGAGCGCTACGAGGACCGCGTGGGCGACACGTTCGAGGTTCCGCTGTTCGGGCAGGAGGTCGAACTCATCGCCGACGAGGACGTCGACGGCGAGTTCGGGACCGGCGCGGTGATGATCTGTACGTTCGGGGACAAGCAGGACGTCGACTGGTGGGCGCGCCACGACCTCGACCTGCGGCCCGTCCTCACCGAGGACGGCCGCCTCAACGACCTCGCCGGGGAGTTCGAGGGCCAGACCATCGACGAGGCGAAGGAGAACGTCGCCGAGGCGCTGGACGACGCGGGCCACCTCGTCGACCACCACCACACCGAGCAGGCCGTCGGCGTCTGCTGGCGCTGTGACACGCCTATCGAGATCCTCTCGACCGAGCAGTGGTTCGTCCGCGTCGACCAGGAGGCCATCGTCGAGAAGGCCAAAGAGGTCGACTGGATTCCCGACCACATGTACGCCCGCCTCGAAGAGTGGGCCGAGGGGATGAGCTGGGACTGGGTCATCTCCCGACAGCGCGTCTTCGCCACGCCCATCCCGGCGTGGGAGTGTCTCGACTGCGGTCACTGGCACGTCGCCAGCGTCGACGAGGTGCCGGTCGACCCGACCGAGTCCGACCCGGCCGTCGGTGCGTGTCCCGAGTGCGACGCCGAGCACTGGCAGGGGGAGACGGACGTCATGGACACGTGGATGGACTCCTCTATCACGCCGCTGCACATCTCGGGGTGGCCCGACGACCTCGACGTCGACGAGTTCGAACCGGTCGCGCTCCGGCCACAGGGCCACGACATCATCCGGACGTGGGCGTTCTACACGCTGCTCCGGACCGGCAACCTCACCGGCGAGCGACCGTGGGACACCGTCCTCATCAACGGGATGGTGTTCGGTCCCGACGGCAACAAGATGTCCAAGTCGCGGGGCAACGTCGTCACGCCAACAGAGGCCATCGACGAGTACGGCGCTGACGCCGTCCGGCAGGCGCTCGCCCTCGGGGGACAGCCCGGTGCCGACGTGCAGTTCCAGCCCAAGGAGGCCACCTCCGCGTCGCGGTTCAACACGAAGGTGTGGAACATCACCAAGTTCGCGGCGGGCCACCTCGACGAGCGCACCGTCGACATCCAGGACCCGGCGTATCGAGACGCCGACCGCTGGATACTCGGTCGGGCGGCGCAGGTCGCCGACCGTATCGACGAGGCGATGCAGGAGTACCGCTACGACACCGCGCTCCGCGAGATTCGGGAGTTCGTCTGGCACGACCTGGCCGACGACTACCTCGAACTGGTCAAGGGCCGGCTCTACGAGGGGCGTCCCGGCGAGCGCAACGCCGCACGGCACGCGCTGCTGACCGCGCTCTCCGCCTCGCTCCGGATGCTCGCACCGTTCGCACCGTTCCTCGCAGAGGAGGCGTACGACGCCCTCCCCGGCATCGAGGGGAGCGTCCACACCGCCGACTGGCCGGACCTCCCGGCTCCCGACGAGGACGCCATCGAGCGCGGCAGCATCGTCGCCGACGTCGCCGGTGAGATCCGCTCGTGGAAGTCCGACCAGGGGATGGCGCTCAACGCGGAGCTCGACCGCATCGAGGTGTTTTCGGACCTCGGCGACGAGTCCGCACTCGACACGTACGACCTCTCCAGTGCGGTCAACGCGCCGGTCTACCTCGAATCCGGGCGACCGAACGTGGAACTCGTCCCGGTCGGCGTCGACCCGGACCACGCCAGCATCGGGCCGGAGTTCCGCGACGAGGCGGGCGCGGTCATCGGCGCGCTCGAATCGGCCGACCCGGCCACGCTGAAGGCCCAGCAGGAGACGAGCGGCGAGGTCGAACTCGACGTCGGCGGTGAGGTCGTCGTCCTCGACGCCGACGCGTTCGAGATTCTCGAAGAGCAGCAGGCCGCCAGCGGCGAGGAAGTGGACGTGCTCGAACTCGACGGCACGACGGTCCTCATCTACCAGGGCTGA
- a CDS encoding CBS domain-containing protein: MPVRELTSDAVVSVDPSTPVPTIAERMLEENVGCVVVTEQSRPVGVVTDRELALSLTDAFDATALDAGDLMDEDVAAVHADDGIVDALRAMHRTTSRQATVVDDTHRLVGVVTLDRVVSTVSRELLETVRAVGTAPQ, translated from the coding sequence ATGCCGGTTCGCGAACTGACGAGCGACGCTGTCGTCTCCGTCGACCCCTCGACGCCCGTTCCGACCATCGCCGAGCGAATGCTCGAGGAGAACGTCGGGTGCGTCGTCGTCACCGAGCAGTCGCGACCGGTCGGCGTCGTCACCGACCGCGAACTGGCGCTGTCGCTCACCGACGCGTTCGACGCCACGGCACTCGACGCCGGCGACCTGATGGACGAGGACGTCGCGGCCGTCCACGCCGACGACGGTATCGTCGACGCGCTCCGGGCGATGCACCGGACCACGTCCCGCCAGGCGACCGTGGTCGACGACACGCACCGACTCGTCGGCGTCGTCACCCTGGACCGGGTCGTCAGCACGGTGTCACGGGAACTGCTGGAGACGGTTCGGGCCGTCGGGACGGCCCCGCAGTGA
- a CDS encoding aminopeptidase encodes MDERIREHARVLVEWSARIEAGDDVVVVVGMDAHDLAVAVAEQLGERGANPTFTYQSGELTRAYLTNHDGEFEESGHERALYENADAVLSLRGGRNTSATADVPSETRQRAARADQAVRDARLATDWVATIHPNRSLAQQAGMSLEEYQEFAYDAILRDWEDLAGRMAKVKEVLDEGSEVRLVTRDTDLTMSIEGRTAVNSAASVAYDSHNLPSGEVFTAPEATEGEVLFDVPMTLQGKPVRDVRLTFEDGEVVDYSAAQNESVLTEILETDDGARRLGELGIGMNRGIDRFTDNILFDEKMGDTVHLALGRSYDSNFPEGREDEANESAVHVDMLTDVSEDSRIEVDGEVVQRDGAFWFEE; translated from the coding sequence ATGGACGAGCGCATCAGGGAACACGCACGGGTCCTCGTCGAGTGGAGCGCCCGCATCGAGGCGGGCGACGACGTCGTGGTCGTCGTCGGCATGGACGCCCACGACCTCGCGGTGGCCGTCGCCGAGCAACTCGGCGAGAGAGGTGCGAACCCGACGTTCACGTACCAGTCTGGAGAGCTGACACGAGCGTACCTCACGAACCACGACGGCGAGTTCGAGGAGTCCGGGCACGAACGCGCACTGTACGAGAACGCCGACGCCGTGCTCTCGCTTCGCGGCGGACGCAACACCAGCGCGACCGCGGACGTGCCGAGCGAGACCCGCCAGCGGGCCGCTCGCGCCGACCAGGCTGTCCGCGACGCCCGTCTGGCGACCGACTGGGTGGCGACGATTCACCCGAACCGCTCGCTCGCCCAGCAGGCCGGGATGTCCCTGGAGGAGTACCAGGAGTTCGCCTACGACGCCATCCTGCGCGACTGGGAGGACCTCGCCGGACGGATGGCGAAGGTGAAGGAGGTCCTCGACGAGGGGAGCGAGGTCCGTCTCGTGACACGCGACACCGACCTCACGATGTCCATCGAGGGCCGAACGGCGGTCAACTCCGCGGCGAGCGTCGCCTACGACTCGCACAACCTCCCCTCCGGCGAGGTGTTCACCGCGCCGGAAGCGACCGAGGGCGAGGTGCTGTTCGACGTACCGATGACGCTCCAGGGCAAGCCCGTCCGCGACGTGCGCCTCACGTTCGAGGACGGCGAGGTCGTCGACTACAGCGCCGCCCAGAACGAGTCGGTCCTCACCGAGATTCTGGAGACCGACGACGGTGCTCGTCGCCTCGGAGAACTCGGCATCGGTATGAACCGGGGTATCGACCGGTTCACCGATAACATCCTCTTCGACGAGAAGATGGGCGACACCGTCCACCTCGCGCTGGGTCGCTCGTACGACTCGAACTTCCCCGAGGGACGGGAGGACGAGGCGAACGAGTCGGCCGTCCACGTCGACATGCTCACCGACGTGAGCGAGGACTCCCGCATCGAGGTCGACGGCGAGGTCGTCCAGCGGGACGGAGCGTTCTGGTTCGAGGAGTAG
- a CDS encoding dCTP deaminase, whose protein sequence is MADDVTSFVDGFVHEETQVGDGSVDLTLASVERVDESGAVDFGGDELADAETTTVEPEHRDEGDEYGWWDLDAGTYLVEYNESVDAAQSLFVLQPRDELVERGVTHPTLFVSKVPKIPLTVPAAGVSLKENARISTLRSPMR, encoded by the coding sequence ATGGCTGATGACGTGACGTCGTTCGTCGACGGGTTCGTTCACGAGGAGACGCAGGTCGGCGACGGGAGCGTGGACCTGACGCTCGCGTCGGTCGAGCGCGTCGACGAATCCGGCGCGGTCGACTTCGGTGGCGACGAACTCGCCGACGCCGAGACGACCACCGTCGAACCGGAGCATCGCGACGAGGGCGACGAATACGGCTGGTGGGACCTCGACGCCGGGACGTATCTCGTCGAGTACAACGAGTCGGTGGACGCGGCGCAGTCGCTGTTCGTCCTCCAGCCACGCGACGAACTGGTCGAACGCGGCGTCACCCACCCGACGTTGTTCGTCAGCAAGGTGCCGAAGATACCGCTCACCGTGCCGGCCGCCGGCGTCTCGCTGAAGGAGAACGCCCGCATCTCGACGCTGCGCTCGCCGATGCGATAG
- a CDS encoding DnaJ domain-containing protein, whose amino-acid sequence MNRSSVAIALAGFLAACALLCALAGFFQPLFWPAAAASGATSYLLWSYGRRRILVAGYGGAGVHEREHTRDERRRVTAEDWHRGGFEYRPGDPSPSDDDWDDWQWPGAFWNDEPNGARRDRTATDRAGTDRTATDGDGSGRSATDEATTTGGATTTDGTTADDGERVGRGDRWRDDEAYNWWGGWDDETASDQGHGGANGERGRPGESGRRSDRRSTGGTTTGGAQGDEGRSSGTRQRHLTRSREEAAAVLGVEPDAPPEDIRAAYRERVMETHPDHGGDEAAFRRVCWAYDRLRE is encoded by the coding sequence GTGAACAGGTCGTCGGTCGCAATCGCGCTGGCGGGATTCCTCGCGGCGTGTGCCCTGCTCTGTGCGCTCGCGGGGTTCTTCCAGCCCCTGTTCTGGCCCGCCGCCGCGGCCAGCGGTGCGACGAGCTACCTCCTCTGGAGCTACGGGCGTCGCCGCATCCTCGTCGCGGGCTACGGTGGGGCAGGCGTCCACGAGCGAGAGCACACCCGCGACGAGCGCCGACGCGTCACGGCCGAGGACTGGCACCGCGGCGGGTTCGAGTACCGGCCTGGAGACCCGTCACCGAGCGACGACGACTGGGACGACTGGCAGTGGCCCGGCGCGTTCTGGAACGACGAACCGAACGGGGCCAGAAGGGACCGAACTGCGACGGACCGTGCCGGAACCGACCGTACCGCGACCGACGGCGACGGCAGCGGCCGGAGCGCGACCGACGAGGCCACGACCACCGGAGGAGCGACGACCACCGATGGGACCACGGCCGACGACGGCGAACGCGTCGGCCGGGGTGACCGGTGGCGGGACGACGAGGCGTACAACTGGTGGGGCGGGTGGGACGACGAGACGGCGAGCGACCAGGGCCACGGCGGAGCGAACGGCGAACGAGGGCGACCGGGCGAGTCGGGTCGACGGAGCGACCGACGCTCGACTGGCGGAACGACCACTGGAGGCGCACAGGGTGACGAGGGCCGTTCCTCGGGCACTCGACAGCGTCACCTGACCCGGAGTCGGGAGGAGGCCGCCGCGGTTCTCGGCGTCGAACCCGACGCACCGCCGGAGGACATCCGGGCGGCGTACCGGGAGCGGGTCATGGAGACGCACCCCGACCACGGCGGCGACGAGGCGGCGTTCCGCCGGGTCTGTTGGGCGTACGACCGGTTGCGCGAGTGA
- a CDS encoding carboxypeptidase M32 produces MATEQTRYDEFVERVQRLSYLQGASGILSWDQQVMMPGGGTPARSRQLSTLSTMGHELLTSDEMADDLDALEADDGLVAPQEAVVREVRRKHDRAARVPGDLVERTSRATSEALNVWEQAKAEDDFDTFAPKLEELVQLKRDYAEYIDPDADPYAVLFADYEPYLDLETAERVLTRLREELVPLIDRIRESDVELAVDAFSGQFDAEKQEAASRDALDILGYDWDRGRLDTSSHPFTSGNQFDARVTTRFDESDPLGALTATIHEFGHAQYMLGLPDEHYGTPLGDDRDLTVHESQSRLWENHVGRTEAWWELFLPTFKDHFPAVEASPRDAYEAANQVYEDNLIRVEADELTYHMHIVLRFEIERDLIAGDLDVTEVPQVWNDRMEEYLGVRPETDAEGCLQDIHWSHANFGYFPTYSLGSVLAAQLDHAVRQDLDLDTQVRAGQFDPLREWLYENVHQHGARYTTPDLVREATGEDYTADYFLDYVTEKYERLYDC; encoded by the coding sequence ATGGCAACGGAACAGACGCGCTACGACGAGTTCGTCGAGCGGGTCCAACGACTCAGCTACCTGCAGGGAGCCAGCGGTATCCTCTCGTGGGATCAGCAGGTGATGATGCCGGGCGGTGGCACGCCCGCCCGCTCGCGCCAGCTGTCGACGCTCTCGACGATGGGGCACGAACTGCTGACGAGCGACGAGATGGCCGACGACCTCGACGCGCTGGAGGCCGACGACGGCCTCGTCGCCCCGCAGGAGGCCGTCGTCCGTGAGGTTCGCCGAAAACACGACCGGGCGGCCCGCGTCCCCGGCGACCTCGTCGAGCGCACGTCGCGCGCGACGAGCGAGGCGCTGAACGTCTGGGAACAGGCCAAGGCCGAGGACGACTTCGACACGTTCGCACCGAAACTGGAGGAGCTCGTCCAGTTGAAGCGCGACTACGCCGAGTACATCGACCCCGACGCGGACCCGTACGCGGTGCTGTTCGCCGACTACGAACCGTACCTCGACCTCGAGACGGCCGAACGCGTGCTGACGCGACTCCGCGAGGAACTCGTCCCGCTCATCGACCGCATCCGCGAGAGCGACGTGGAACTCGCAGTGGACGCCTTCTCGGGCCAGTTCGACGCCGAGAAGCAGGAGGCGGCCTCCCGCGACGCACTCGACATCCTCGGCTACGACTGGGACCGCGGTCGCCTCGACACCTCCTCCCACCCGTTCACGTCGGGGAACCAGTTCGACGCCCGCGTGACGACCCGGTTCGACGAGTCCGACCCGCTCGGTGCGCTCACCGCCACCATCCACGAGTTCGGCCACGCCCAGTACATGCTCGGCCTCCCCGACGAACACTACGGGACGCCGCTGGGCGACGACCGCGACCTGACCGTCCACGAGTCCCAGTCCCGCCTCTGGGAGAACCACGTCGGTCGGACCGAGGCGTGGTGGGAGCTGTTCCTCCCGACGTTCAAGGACCACTTCCCGGCCGTCGAGGCGTCGCCGCGCGACGCCTACGAGGCCGCCAATCAGGTGTACGAGGACAACCTGATTCGCGTCGAGGCGGACGAACTCACCTACCACATGCACATCGTGCTCCGCTTCGAGATAGAGCGCGACCTCATCGCGGGCGACCTCGACGTGACCGAGGTGCCCCAGGTGTGGAACGACAGGATGGAGGAGTACCTCGGCGTCCGCCCCGAGACGGACGCGGAGGGCTGTCTGCAGGACATCCACTGGAGCCACGCCAACTTCGGCTACTTCCCGACGTACTCGCTGGGGAGCGTGCTCGCCGCGCAACTCGACCACGCCGTCCGGCAGGACCTCGACCTCGACACGCAGGTCCGTGCGGGCCAGTTCGACCCGCTCCGCGAGTGGCTCTACGAGAACGTCCACCAGCACGGCGCGCGCTACACGACGCCCGACCTGGTCCGGGAGGCCACCGGCGAGGACTACACCGCCGACTACTTCCTCGACTACGTCACCGAGAAGTACGAGCGTCTGTACGACTGCTGA